The Pleurodeles waltl isolate 20211129_DDA chromosome 7, aPleWal1.hap1.20221129, whole genome shotgun sequence genome contains the following window.
TGGCTGCTTTGGTTACCTCTACTTCTCTCACCTGGAGCAACAGCTTCATTCTTAGCAACCTTTCTGACACCCCATAGCAGAATGACAATTTCCTTTTCTGGGTCTGGCACTTCTAATTGCCATGAAACCATAAGCCCTGGCTTCGAGCAGAAAGGCATTTCTGCTTAAGTCACCTGCCCACTCCACCCTTTCCCTTCCAATCAGATTCCATGAAAAGACCTCTGCTATCCATCTCAAGTGTCAGGATTTCAATCGAAGTACTCATATTGCCTCCACCAATGAAAACCCTCAGCGTAACATGAGGGGCATTCTAGGCTAATCAGCACATGCATCTTCCTAACTAGAGAGAGAACACTTGTCCACCCCAGAAATGCTATTCGCTTCAACGTCATAGGAGTGGTAGAATTTAAGAAGTAACTACTTACTTTTTTTTCTGATAGGTTCATGTGACATCACCAGCACAGTAACCAGCACAAGCCAGTCCGAGCAAACAGACAACAGCACACCCGTAGACAGCACTACTAGCAAAAGCACCCCAGAAGATGGTTCCAGCACTCAGGCAACAGAAGTGAGCACACCCAGAGACAACCCTACTAGCAATAATCCCTCCGAAGATGGTTCCAGCACTCCGGGAACAGAAGCCAGCACACCTGGAGACAACCCTACTAGCAAGAGTCCCCCTGAAGATGGTTCCAGCACTCAGGCAACAGAAGCCAGCACACCTGGAGACAACCCTACTAGCAAGAGTCCCCCCGAAGACGCCTCCACCAAAACCACCAGCCCTGTGACTACAGACACTACTCATGCTTCCACCACGAAAGGAAGTGCTGGTCATGTCATGGACTGTACCCGAGTAGTCCTCCTGTCAATGTTCACAGCGATGTTCTTTTCAAAGCTTTTCTTCTCATGACATTCCACATTGAAAAACTTGACAGGACCTGCCTGGGCATGCAGTTTGTACCAACTGCAGCAGCATTTCCTTCATAAAACAGCAGGAATCTGAATAATGCCTGAAACCTCAATATTATTAATGAGAAGATGTTTACTATTGCAAAACACTAAATTCCTTCTTAAATTATTTgtcctttttaatttatattctGGTCAggaagtcattactgaaagctcagGCCACCTACGGCATTGATGAGTCAATGTGTGGTTCCGCCAGCTCAAATGAAAGGATACCTAGCCTGGAGAGTCAGCAGCCACATAGACACTTCTTAAGGAGGTGCACCTTGCTGTGCTCAATGCAGCTTGACAGCTTGTGTCCTACTGCCAGGGAAATTAAGAAATATTTTCAAGCAAACTGACGAGATAACAGCTTTGTCTGTATTTTAGGTCTTTCTTGTTTTATGCTAAATAATTAATTTCTACCCATTAATGTTTCTTCTTCCCCTTCAGTTCTCCCTTTTTTCCTGTCATTATTGTTGCACCACCTATCCTCCCTTTgattttcctttaactttttcccttcccttctcgcTCATCCAGAAGAAAAGTCACCCCTGTCTCCACCACTTGGTCTGGTAGACACACGGCTGTGATACGTGTCATGCTTATGTTATCAAATCAGATTTCTCTTTTGCTGATCTGATTTCTTTTTTCTGATCATGTTCAGTGACATTTAAGCCCCTCTTTCCTCCAACTCTGCTGGTCATGGATCAGGAGGAAAGGGTaaatcatatttttattttgtcaGGGAAAGAGTGACTATATAAAGGTCAAGATATCAGAAATGCAGGAGGGAGTGTTTGTGGTAAATTATATTTTCACTAAACAAACGGAGTAGCAGGTACATTTTAATGTCCTCGAAGAAGAAATCGTCACCCTAAATTCATATATAGGAATTGGGTTGATAAATGCATTCAGATGCTTTTCCTGATACAGGGCAATGCGGTTacctcttgaatggcagctttaaCAATGTTTATAGCATCAATGCGCTCTTCTTGACAGAATTCCTAGCTCCTAGTGTTCAAGGAtctcacatttttttaatgcaaaaaaaaacaaaattgagaaTTGCTTTTTTCGCGTCAGCTGTTTTTCTGCTTCATACACAACTTTACCCCTTTACAAGCACAGCTACCACATGCTGTTTGTCCTTTGACTTCCACACAGGTGAAGGTGCCCTGCACTTACTGTTTCAGCcctacctgtgtgttttaatttgagaAACAGGATGTAGCTTGCAGTGAAATTCATCTTTAATGATATGCAACAAAAGTAAATTTTGCCTGGGATGTACGGTTAAATGTTTTATACAAGTTGATCTCATATGAATGCACTTCCTATCTCTGTTTAATGCTCCATAGAATGAAAATAAAGAACTACAACCATGAGACACCTATATTGTTCTTTTCTGTATGCTCTCCACTCCCAGCTTAATCTGCAAAATCTGTTCTGAGTGAACTACAGGGACTTGAGGTTAGACACAAAAAAggggaagagcaaatagaaggtgcACTGCAAAACAGACAGGGCACAGGGAAGTAAGGGAACTTAGAGGAGAAGTCAAGGATGGTGTTGTCTCCAGGGGAACTCCAGTAACTGGATTCATCTCTTAAGAAAAAACTGGATCTCCCTATGATAGGATTTGCCACCCATGAACAGACATGCCCCTGATAGATAAAGCACAGCTCAAAGTATTCAGGCGAGTCCTCAAACTACCAAATTCCGCCTCACCGGCACAGCTCTGCCTTGAATTCTGACTTGTTTGGATGACCTAGCCGCAAGAGCTGAGGCAGTTAAAACCTAGTATAAAATCAGTCACTCTGCAGACAGTCTGAACGAGGCCCTCTGGCAGGCCCTAGATATTGACCAGCACTCAGCCTACCATAAGTACCTCCAATCCTCAATCGTCGATTTACATCTTAAGGATTTGTGGGAGGCTGCtccgacatatagggggtcattatgaccctggcggatggcggtattttggagaaaggtactgccaacaggctggtggtacctttccccaaaatatgacattggaggtttggctcaaGACAAACCGACAATGTCCCGCttcgtccaccagggtggtaaaaactgccgggctggagactccagtctccagccagacagctgtcactgtcccacccacgggataatgaccccacctaccgccatggttttcgtggcaatcttaccgccacgaaaaccatggacgTAGGCATTattaatgccagggaattccttccatgacaagccctcctccccagagtccttcctcatccctcctccccccgacatacacgcactttcacgcaccaacatactgacgcatacacacactcatacccacatccacccacgcatgcatacattcattcacacacatcaacacacactgacatacattctagcacacgcattcacaccacacagCATACACGCCtaatcacacccattcatgcacacatgcattccacacacccgcaggcacacacacaatcacagacacacacccccacacacacacagaacacccccctcccatgtcgcagcacctgacttacctgcttgcagggggtcctccggcaggagatgggacatggcgctgctgccagcagcagcgtccgccagcagaacaccgccaggccatatcatgtgtcatgatacggtctgcggtggtctactggcgtggcgctgctgctggcagcagcaccaccttaccgccgtctgccaccatgaccgtagccgaaattccaccagccttctggcggaattccgactacggtcataatatggcggacggtaggtggCCGCGAtgacggtgttttggcagccgtcgtCGCGGCGGTAGGCGATCATAAcccccaatgttataatgagggccataatcctttttCCAGAGGGGCTACCAAGGCCACTAAAATCCTTTTGTTTATAGAGGACAAATCCAAATTTAGTGCCTGGGCACATGCATGGATGATAATAAAATCCTACACCAAGCTTCAACCGGCTGCCTACCTCTTTACAACATTCGTACCACACATAAAACATAATCTTATGACAATGCAACTAGGCAACCTGCCAACCCTGGCCAAGGCCTAGTCCTGGAAGAACATTACCTCGGAGAGTTGCAGGCACTGTGCTTGCCAGAAGGAAGACCTAATACATATAATCTGCATATGCACGGGCCTGCTAGAACTCCAAAACGGATTTCTCAAGAGGCTGTTCATTGACAGAGCTATCAGGTCTTGCAGGGTAGCCATTGTAGCTTGCTTTAATCCACATGACCCCCAGCTAAACTGCAACCTCATCAAGTTTGTGAAACATGTCACGCAACTGTCCCCCCCCAGCTAAACTGTAAGCTACTCAAGTACCCTCTAACGACATTCCTTCCCACACCTTAACAGAGGTATCTTTTAACGATTTACTAATTTTAACCTTAAAATTTTCAACAATCATTTAATGTTTTTAACATGATTTGTATCGTAACTCTAATCCTCCTTCTTTTTCTTAGAGAGTTTTTACCATGTAACTTGGCACAAGTGTTATGGTTTTAACCAACTGAAAATATAAAATTGATCATACCCATGATCATCCTGCTTCATTGTAAACAATCCTGGTTCATAACTTAGGGCTCCCACTTTTGTGCATTGTTGCTGTCTAACTAGGTCTGCAATGTGTAACTTTACATACATGCATAAATATGTAACACATACATACTATTACAAAGGGGCAGTGAGATACTTGAAAATAAGACTCGTCAGATCTCTCTGCAACAGAATGAGACAGGAGACTGCTAGAGGCAAAATTATCCCAAATTGGCTATGAGGTCACTCATCTTCCCttctgaaacacctccacccacgaGGGAAAGAAACTTCCCAGTGCAAACCTTCAAACTCTAGAACAACATTCCACCAACAGAAGGACCTCCATCAAAGACTGGCATAATATTGGCCTCAATCTTGATGCCAATCTGTGGTTTGGTGAATCCAACTTACAAAACGTCTTAAATTACAGGGCCTCCTGGATGGGGACCAATGCTCTcaaaactgagggccagatttacaagacacttgtgcctctttgcgccacattagggtCACTTTGTTTTATATACACTAATGTagcgttaggtaggcatttctgacttgccatatttacaaagtggcgcaatgcctgcgccagacataatgtatgcaagggggatgttccccGCAGGGAGgttgcaaaaaatggcgcagttaaatctacaagatttcactgcatcattttt
Protein-coding sequences here:
- the LOC138247453 gene encoding uncharacterized protein, with translation MRLLAAICISCLVTTLVNQGSCDITSTVTSTSQSEQTDNSTPVDSTTSKSTPEDGSSTQATEVSTPRDNPTSNNPSEDGSSTPGTEASTPGDNPTSKSPPEDGSSTQATEASTPGDNPTSKSPPEDASTKTTSPVTTDTTHASTTKGSAGHVMDCTRVVLLSMFTAMFFSKLFFS